GAATTCTTTTAATTATACAATAGTGTTCTGTAAGACAGTGAGTGGGTAATGTCTGGAAAACAACATTTATCAAATTAAAGATACATTCTAGATACCTATGACATTCTTAGTAAATGGATGTATTTTAAACAAACTTTCGTATGTGTACAACTGACTAAGGATACTTCGTTGTTTGTCGTTTCATGATCAGACGGGTTagctaaatttattttataaaaaagatTAACAACTTTATTGATTGACCACAAGAAGAACTACAAATAGAAATGTACTTAGCCTACAAATTGTATTTAAGGTGCTCCCACATTACGAAATGTTTACTCAACTACGTACTAAAGGTTGGAGAAAACAATATTGTGCTAACTCTTACATGTTTGGAGTAAAGTCATCAAATAGGAAATAAGATATGAGAGATGACAGAATCATTGATAGACCCATAGAGAAACCTTTCAAAATGTTATCAGCATATCTCATGACAAAGGCTATCGCTAGCCCTCCAAACGCCTGAAGAATAACTACAATCCAAACGATAGGTGTGTAACCGTAAAAAAACCCCAGAGTTTTGACTTTCGATGCATCATTAATGAAGACTCCAAACAGACCGATTGGCACACCGAGGAGACCTAaaatatagagagaagatcatTAGTGAATATAAGTATCAATAATGATGCATTGTCAAAGCTCTATTCAGTAATGAGTAATAGGTCAACAGTTAGTGCGCAGGTTTAGCATCTTAATGACCTTAGTAACTATATAAGTCTAGATTAGCGGCGCAAATCATGGGTAGTGATTGTCACCCGAGTTATGGTGGCTGGACGTTGTAGTCGCGTCGCTATAAGACGTAGGACCAACAACCAATAGTGGTGTACAGTCACAAGGGTGATCAATTGGACCAACGTACAAATACATCCCTGATCATTTAAATTGAATGGTACAATTCGAAATATGGTGAGATTATTAATTAGTTCAGCAAGCTAAACAGCATTTATACCTTAACTACATACAAGTTTGTGTATTACGAAACGGGACACACATCAAAAGTAGTAGGAAAATATAGTAAAATTAAACCATGAACATTGCTTGGTCTTACTACATAATTTTTTGTTGAGGAAACTGACGACAATTAAACATTTAACATGCAATTGTTAACTTTCATTCACAGTCAACAGCTAAAAGTTACCGAAGGTCGAATACAGAGACAAGAAAGATTATTACGAGAGTTTATCGAAAGTATGTGCAACGCATGCATCATCCAAacgtaaaataatttttttcctatAATTGTATCATCAAGATAGAGATTCTCACAAATTTTGGGAAAACTAATAAGGGATATTTGGACGTTGAAGATGCTAAAAAGAGTGGTAAGGAGACATAGCGACTcttctacaatcaatttcgattatggttaactttCGTTAAGCTCTTTTATTAACTTGATTAACAGACAATGTTGTTTTAGCAGCAACAATATGTCTATTTTTTTGttctattatgatcactatcttgTCTGTATAGACGTGTACGCTTGATCAAATGACAGCCTACGCGCACAtctctctagcttaaatgttaATATCTTGAATAACGTtcgatgaatcattctcttccccatgtatatatgtactcgaATCCTATTAATAACCTTTGTCTTGCTGTGTCCTTATTCGATGTGACTATAAATTCGTAAGTTATAAGGAACCAGGTTAGTAGCCAAtgctttatttttaaaaagattcGTGTTAACCAGTGCTTTCTGTCTTACCTAGCTGTAGATTTCGCATCCAGATCGAAGTTGACGTTCCTTTAAATATTTTCTCAAGGTAAACACCAGCAAAGCCGCTAGTAACAGAAGCCAATAGAATTGCTAATAACCCATACAAATTTGAATGGAATTCACTGCTCGATGTTGACTGACCTAATGAAGGCAACTAAGAGTTATGGCAAGGAAAGAATAATTCACAATAAAGAATGTTAACATGTTTCAAATGGTTAATTCTGACTATAATGATAAGATTATGTATGTAATATGCTTAATGGTTCAAACAGTCGGTTTCCAACACCTAGGTCATGAGACTTGGGAAGAGATGTATTGTCACTAACCGTCGCACATAATTATGTGCTTGGCAAATGGATCAAgtcattatttacaaatttaCTACCATATGAGGACGTTACATCTTTACGACTGTTTCAGAATtaggaaaaatatttttatcatacCACAAATGCCTCATAAAACAAGTAATAATTTGATCAGAATGGTTTGATTTCAGTATCAAAAGTTAGTTACTAAATAAGATTACTTTTAATGAGGCTACAAATGAGACTGTTAGTATTCTATGTATAGGATAATCCGGTTATAAAAGACAAAAAATTGGAGATGACCGTGTATGTTTCGGTTTAAAATTCAGATGAACAAGTAAAAAGACTTCTTGATATAATGTTTATGAAACGTGTAATCATATCAAcaatgattgaattcatgataCAATTCTTGCATTTGAGCTTTGTTGTgtattaaatgttttttttcgcAAAAACAATAGTTATTGCACTTTTCCAGTTGACTAACATGAGTACAACCGTAAAAATGTTGGCTTTACACCTAAGACTAGCAAAGGTCATTAACCAACAAATAAAAATACCCTACTACACACCTATTTGGACGACAATATATGATGTAGATTTGAGAAGAAGCGTTTTGAAACCTGATCTTGTGTCCATTTCGCTTGCGTATAGTTTAGTGAGGCCTGTCAGTACAGTTAGAATGAACCATTTTAAACTGTTGTAAAGCTAATCTGATTGCTTTAGATTTGTGTTATTTTGGTTAGATTGCATCCAAAATTATGGATTTTATTTGTGAAGTGGATTATAAGTTACAAAGATGCAGTAGTTATTTTTTATACTATTTATCAATATTGCCAGAATTCTAAGAAACATCAAAACCATTACAAGGTTTATACAGTACGATGTTTCGTCAATATGAAATGCCTGTAGATCAGTTCTATTCTTGATTATGATTGTAGGTTGAAGCAGAACACATTTGTATCAGGTTCTGAGTGACCCATAAACACAAGCATCTGCAGTTTCTAAAAGCGGTAAACTTAGAATATTCACTCATTTATAATCAACATAAAACCTGGGATAAATGT
This genomic interval from Schistosoma mansoni strain Puerto Rico chromosome W, complete genome contains the following:
- a CDS encoding putative sugar transporter; the protein is MRVSRSVQNSELYSASTVVVCSEFLKLLLSTILIFYQEGQIKRSISSIYNQIIVQYNDMIQILIPSTLYIVQNNLLYFAISHLNAVLYQILYQSKIFTTAMFMILLLNHHLRSTQWFSLLLLSTGIILTQLPSLGQSTSSSEFHSNLYGLLAILLASVTSGFAGVYLEKIFKGTSTSIWMRNLQLGLLGVPIGLFGVFINDASKVKTLGFFYGYTPIVWIVVILQAFGGLAIAFVMRYADNILKGFSMGLSMILSSLISYFLFDDFTPNM